A single region of the Geobacillus subterraneus genome encodes:
- a CDS encoding VanZ family protein, protein MRDFLSRWVPVILWCLVIYSFSESSWFTGANTAHVLQVILSYLPFGSGDEEGSSFLNFLIRKAAHLTEFGILAALVWRALSPKRFAYAGAWLFATVYAATDEWHQSFEPGRTATPKDVAIDSCGALLALLIVFVCRHWLRTKHRAVKRGV, encoded by the coding sequence ATGAGAGATTTCCTTTCCCGCTGGGTCCCCGTCATTCTCTGGTGCCTCGTCATTTACAGCTTCAGCGAGTCTTCCTGGTTTACTGGGGCGAATACGGCGCATGTGCTGCAGGTGATTTTATCGTACTTGCCGTTTGGCAGTGGGGATGAAGAGGGGTCGTCATTTTTGAATTTTTTGATCCGCAAAGCGGCGCATTTGACCGAATTTGGCATTTTGGCCGCGCTTGTATGGCGGGCGCTGTCGCCCAAGCGGTTTGCGTATGCGGGCGCTTGGCTGTTTGCGACCGTGTATGCGGCAACCGATGAGTGGCACCAGTCGTTTGAGCCGGGGCGGACGGCGACGCCAAAAGATGTGGCGATTGATTCATGTGGGGCGCTCCTCGCGCTTTTGATCGTCTTTGTTTGCC